The Triticum aestivum cultivar Chinese Spring chromosome 3A, IWGSC CS RefSeq v2.1, whole genome shotgun sequence genome includes a region encoding these proteins:
- the LOC123061056 gene encoding lysosomal amino acid transporter 1 homolog, translating into MGIFSGTPPPSCPSAPHCAEWAKVYLKYCLCSTKDGVALGLGLASVLSWGIAEVPQIITNYKQKSTEGLSIAFLMTWIVGDLFNLVGCFLEPATLPTQFYMALLYTITTVILTGQTIYYSHIYHLKVKKTGVTAKSQKHQRGDASLREKLLGHRDEAFKNNIQSGPTIPIPSSPIQVNTEVFRQRHGSVSPGSDYYYASARSLSRSPVPTGTWLGNNHQTTKVPPQMSDEGEPLFGEFVPAQSAPAAITKNSLSVVPWISVVLGMCVLHILVGTARRDASNEIIITVGRKLLVVADDHAGSSPSHGSASGIGSFLGWAMAVIYMGGRLPQIFLNMQRGHAEGLSPLMFTFALVGNTTYVGSILVNSLDWARLRPNLPWLVDAGGCVLLDSFIILQFLYFHYRKQSGRDELDNLDKA; encoded by the exons ATGGGTATCTTCAGTGGAACGCCTCCTCCGAGCTGCCCATCAGCTCCGCATTGCGCGGAATGGGCTAAAGTCTATCTGAAGTACTGCCTGTGCAGTACTAAGGATGGTGTTGCCCTGGGTCTTGGACTGGCTAGTGTCCTCAGTTGGGGTATCGCCGAGGTGCCGCAGATCATAACAAATTACAAACAGAAGTCAACAGAAGGCCTTTCTATTGCCTTTCTGATGACCTGGATAGTTGG GGATTTGTTTAACCTTGTCGGCTGTTTCCTGGAACCTGCTACT CTGCCGACACAGTTTTACATGGCATTG CTATATACCATCACAACTGTGATTCTCACTGGACAGACAATATACTATAGCCACATCTACCATCTTAAAGTAAAGAAAACTGGGGTAACTGCCAAG TCTCAGAAACATCAACGAGGGGATGCTTCATTACGTGAAAAGCTTTTGGGACATAGGGACGAGGCATTCAAAAATAATATTCAGTCAGGTCCGACTATTCCTATCCCGAGCTCACCAATCCAGGTGAACACAGAAGTATTCCGGCAACGTCATGGTTCAGTCAGCCCCGGCTCAGACTACTACTATGC GTCAGCAAGATCTCTATCGAGGAGCCCGGTGCCTACAGGTACATGGTTGGGGAATAATCACCAGACAACAAAAGTTCCTCCACAAATGAGCGATGAAGGTGAACCTTTATTTGGCGAGTTTGTTCCAGCGCAGTCTGCACCAGCTGCTATTACAAAAAATTCCCTCTCAGTG GTACCATGGATTTCTGTTGTCTTGGGCATGTGTGTGTTGCATATTTTGGTTGGAACTGCACGCAGGGATGCTTCCAATGAAATTATCATCACTGTCGGCAGGAAGCTCTTAGTTGTAGCG GATGACCATGCAGGTTCATCTCCGAGCCATGGCAGTGCAAGTGGAATTGGAAGCTTTCTTGGTTGGGCCATGGCGGTTATCTATATGGGCGGACGACTTCCCCAGATCTTCTTAAAT ATGCAAAGAGGCCATGCCGAG GGGCTCAGTCCGCTAATGTTTACCTTTGCTTTAGTGGGGAATACGACATATGTAGGGAG TATCCTTGTGAATAGTTTGGACTGGGCAAGGCTTAGACCAAATCTGCCGTGGCTTGTAGATGCTGGAGGATGTGTTTTGCTTGATTCTTTC ATTATTCTTCAGTTCCTTTATTTTCATTACCGGAAGCAAAGTGGGCGTGATGAACTTGACAATTTGGATAAAGCCTAA